In Nostoc sp. UHCC 0926, a single genomic region encodes these proteins:
- a CDS encoding cation:proton antiporter yields the protein MEASFEITLQMAIAVFAGISAQVLAAYFRIPSIVLLLLLGILFGSDGIGLLHPHLLGTGVEVIVALATAIILFEGGLNLDLRELGRVSVSLQLLVTLGTLITLLGGSMAAHWLGEFPWNIAILYASIVVVTGPTVVGPLLKQINVDRQVATLLEGEGVLIDPVGAILAFVVLDTILNGDAGPINAIIGLLMRLGVGAAIGGAGGYLMSLIFKRASFLSFELKNLVVLAILWSLFTLSQIIRSESGVMTTVVAGAVFANSSVPEERLLRSFKGQLTILSVSVLFILLAADLSIASVFALGWGSLFTVLVLMFVVRPINILLCTWNSDLNWRQKLFLSWVAPRGIVAASVASFFAISLTQRGINGGDSIKALVFLTIIMTVVCQGLTAGWVAKWLQITSKDVTGAVIVGCNPLSLLIARFFQERGENVVMIDTDPQCLVQAEAQNLRVIASSGLDAAVLEEAGLASMGTFLAMTSNGEVNFVLAQRAAEEFKPPRVLAVFPRDPQASTSVSNKVNQAFIPDLAIKTWNEYLNDGRVKLGTTTLNELEFSTQCDRIQEKIQTGVLIPLLVEREERLQVMPANQEWEVGDRIIYLLYDPRPSLLKRLSGATQSTPLSLEKLPEVEDLSLAQLSEVSASEAPRG from the coding sequence ATGGAAGCATCTTTTGAAATTACCCTACAGATGGCGATCGCTGTCTTTGCAGGCATTAGTGCCCAAGTGCTGGCTGCATACTTTCGGATACCCAGCATCGTCTTGTTATTGCTGTTGGGTATCCTTTTTGGCTCTGATGGCATAGGGCTATTGCATCCCCATTTGTTAGGCACTGGGGTGGAAGTTATTGTTGCCCTAGCAACGGCAATAATTTTGTTTGAAGGCGGACTTAACTTGGATCTGCGAGAGTTAGGTAGAGTTTCAGTCAGCCTGCAATTGCTCGTTACTCTAGGAACGCTGATCACATTGCTTGGTGGGAGTATGGCTGCTCACTGGCTGGGTGAATTTCCCTGGAACATAGCTATTCTTTATGCTTCCATAGTCGTGGTGACAGGCCCAACTGTCGTTGGCCCCTTGCTCAAACAAATCAATGTAGATCGCCAAGTAGCAACACTTTTGGAAGGGGAAGGGGTTTTAATTGACCCTGTAGGAGCTATCCTTGCCTTCGTTGTCCTCGATACCATTTTGAACGGCGATGCTGGCCCGATCAATGCAATCATCGGTTTACTCATGCGTCTGGGTGTTGGTGCGGCAATTGGTGGTGCAGGCGGTTATCTGATGAGCTTGATTTTCAAACGCGCCAGTTTTCTGTCATTCGAGTTGAAAAACTTAGTGGTGTTGGCAATACTTTGGAGCCTGTTTACCTTATCGCAAATCATCCGCAGTGAATCGGGAGTAATGACAACAGTAGTTGCAGGAGCAGTATTTGCTAACTCCTCAGTCCCAGAAGAACGTCTGTTACGGAGCTTCAAGGGTCAGCTGACAATTCTCAGCGTCTCAGTGCTATTTATCTTATTAGCCGCTGATTTATCCATTGCCAGTGTGTTTGCTTTGGGTTGGGGTAGTTTATTCACTGTTTTAGTATTAATGTTTGTCGTTCGCCCAATTAATATCCTCTTGTGTACCTGGAACAGTGACTTAAACTGGCGACAGAAACTATTTTTAAGTTGGGTTGCTCCTAGAGGAATTGTTGCCGCTTCCGTAGCTTCTTTTTTTGCGATTTCATTGACACAGCGTGGCATTAACGGCGGTGATTCCATCAAAGCTCTAGTCTTCCTGACAATTATCATGACTGTTGTCTGTCAAGGTCTAACAGCTGGCTGGGTTGCTAAATGGCTACAAATTACCTCTAAAGACGTAACTGGGGCAGTGATTGTGGGTTGTAATCCGTTAAGTCTTTTGATTGCGCGGTTTTTTCAAGAACGGGGAGAAAACGTGGTCATGATTGATACTGACCCCCAATGTCTTGTTCAAGCCGAGGCACAAAATCTGCGGGTGATTGCCAGCAGCGGGCTGGATGCTGCTGTTTTGGAAGAGGCAGGACTTGCCTCTATGGGTACTTTTTTGGCGATGACAAGTAATGGCGAGGTGAATTTTGTTTTGGCTCAACGGGCGGCTGAGGAATTTAAGCCGCCGCGTGTCTTAGCTGTTTTCCCCCGTGATCCGCAAGCAAGTACCTCGGTTAGTAATAAAGTTAATCAAGCTTTTATCCCAGACTTAGCGATTAAGACTTGGAATGAATATTTGAATGATGGGCGAGTCAAGCTGGGGACAACTACGCTAAATGAGTTGGAATTTTCCACTCAATGCGATCGCATCCAAGAAAAAATTCAGACTGGGGTGTTGATACCGCTATTGGTAGAACGAGAAGAACGCTTACAGGTAATGCCAGCTAACCAAGAGTGGGAAGTTGGCGATCGGATTATTTACCTATTGTATGATCCCAGACCTAGCCTTTTAAAACGCTTATCTGGTGCCACCCAATCCACTCCCCTGTCTCTAGAAAAGTTACCGGAGGTTGAAGACCTATCCCTCGCCCAATTATCTGAAGTTTCCGCTAGTGAGGCTCCTAGGGGATGA
- a CDS encoding cytochrome b N-terminal domain-containing protein, producing the protein MQSTQFDKILRRIATILSVVILTLCLIYVSTGVLLAFYYQPTAGGAYNSLKMINTQLPYGWLFLRAHDIAGNAVIAIALIQIVVMFLGRQFRKSWLAAWISGILLTLSAIGLDWTAMILDWTQEGYWRFNIELGTIEAIPFIGGQLRDILTGGGAINTVTVEHLYTIHSYLISMATLILAIVHLSALLWQEWQMYQEAPRPEIGNLQQPPEGEFVPSQS; encoded by the coding sequence ATGCAAAGCACCCAGTTCGATAAGATTTTGCGACGAATAGCGACGATATTATCAGTTGTGATTCTGACTCTGTGCTTAATTTATGTATCTACCGGAGTTTTGCTTGCTTTTTACTATCAACCGACAGCAGGCGGAGCTTATAACTCCTTGAAGATGATTAATACACAACTGCCATACGGCTGGTTGTTTCTGAGAGCGCATGATATTGCTGGTAACGCGGTAATTGCGATCGCTCTGATTCAAATTGTGGTGATGTTTTTAGGTCGGCAATTTCGCAAGAGTTGGCTGGCTGCTTGGATTAGCGGGATTTTGTTAACTTTAAGTGCGATCGGGCTGGACTGGACAGCGATGATCCTAGATTGGACTCAGGAAGGATACTGGCGTTTTAACATTGAGTTGGGAACCATCGAAGCTATTCCTTTTATTGGTGGACAACTGCGCGACATTCTGACTGGGGGTGGAGCGATTAACACAGTTACTGTCGAACACCTTTACACAATACACAGTTATCTAATTTCGATGGCGACGCTAATTCTTGCCATAGTTCATTTATCTGCTTTACTGTGGCAAGAATGGCAAATGTATCAAGAAGCGCCAAGACCAGAAATTGGTAATTTGCAACAACCACCAGAAGGCGAATTTGTTCCTTCCCAAAGCTAA
- a CDS encoding esterase/lipase family protein, with amino-acid sequence MPLPTVIVPGYLENAIAYRQLEQSLQELDFPTVTVPLRRRDWLPTIGGRSVTPILQQLDLTIKHTLQQHNATQINLIGHSAGGWISRIYMGEKPYLARGDVKPFLWEAHPLVATLITLGTPHISQERWTRSNLDFVTNNYPGAFYKNVRYVCVAGKTIFGERRRGSWLAYSSYELTCGKGNTWGDGITPIEAAHLEGAENFVIQGVKHSPRSSGIWYGSPEPLKAWVQYLI; translated from the coding sequence ATGCCGTTACCGACAGTTATTGTGCCTGGATATCTAGAAAATGCGATCGCTTACCGCCAACTAGAACAATCCCTACAAGAGTTAGATTTTCCCACAGTTACAGTACCACTGCGACGGCGTGACTGGCTACCCACTATTGGAGGAAGATCAGTAACACCGATTCTGCAACAACTTGATCTTACAATCAAGCATACATTGCAGCAACATAATGCTACTCAAATTAACTTGATTGGTCACTCAGCCGGAGGTTGGATATCCCGCATCTACATGGGAGAAAAGCCCTACTTGGCACGCGGTGATGTCAAACCATTTCTCTGGGAAGCGCATCCCCTGGTTGCTACTCTCATCACCTTGGGGACACCCCATATTAGCCAAGAACGCTGGACACGCTCCAATCTAGATTTTGTGACCAATAACTACCCAGGAGCTTTTTACAAAAACGTTCGTTACGTTTGTGTGGCTGGCAAAACTATCTTTGGGGAAAGGCGGCGCGGTAGCTGGTTAGCTTACAGTAGTTACGAATTAACCTGTGGCAAGGGTAACACTTGGGGAGATGGAATAACACCGATTGAAGCTGCTCACTTAGAAGGCGCAGAAAATTTTGTTATTCAAGGTGTGAAGCATTCTCCGAGAAGTTCTGGGATTTGGTATGGTTCACCAGAACCCTTAAAAGCTTGGGTGCAATATCTAATTTAA